The Paraburkholderia sp. SOS3 genome includes a region encoding these proteins:
- a CDS encoding YkgJ family cysteine cluster protein — protein sequence MTFQENAVMLDVSLEAADVADHACRPGCGACCIAPSISSPIPGMPDGKPAGVRCAQLGDDLRCAIFGKPERPACCSGLQPQAEMCGASRAEALVWLARLEHDTRPFIATATSAATTRGEQQ from the coding sequence ATGACGTTTCAGGAAAATGCAGTGATGCTCGACGTTTCGCTGGAAGCAGCCGATGTTGCCGATCACGCGTGCCGCCCCGGCTGCGGCGCGTGCTGTATCGCGCCATCCATTTCGAGCCCGATACCGGGCATGCCCGACGGCAAGCCGGCCGGTGTGCGCTGCGCGCAACTCGGCGACGATCTGCGTTGCGCGATTTTCGGCAAGCCCGAGCGGCCGGCCTGTTGTTCGGGTTTGCAGCCGCAGGCGGAGATGTGCGGTGCGTCGCGTGCCGAGGCGCTCGTCTGGCTCGCGCGGCTCGAGCACGATACGCGGCCATTCATCGCGACCGCGACATCGGCCGCGACCACACGAGGAGAACAACAATGA
- a CDS encoding GNAT family acetyltransferase — translation MTTPATSNPNGISIRCFAESDTEQVIALWRDAFPEYRDPTRPQRNPQLSIANKLTTQPELFFVAIDDERVVGTVMAGYDGHRGWMYSLAVDSARRRRGIGTQLVRYAEAALAARGCPKVNLQVLSAKGEIRAFYERLGYRMDDVVSLGKRLGELSDLASSDRAGSPQPA, via the coding sequence ATGACTACGCCTGCGACGTCGAACCCGAACGGAATCTCGATCCGCTGTTTCGCCGAGAGCGACACCGAACAGGTGATCGCATTGTGGCGCGACGCGTTCCCCGAATACCGCGATCCGACGCGCCCGCAGCGCAATCCACAGCTGTCGATCGCGAACAAGCTCACAACGCAGCCCGAACTGTTCTTCGTCGCGATAGACGATGAACGTGTGGTCGGCACCGTGATGGCTGGCTATGACGGGCACCGTGGATGGATGTATTCGCTCGCGGTGGACAGCGCGCGGCGCCGGCGCGGCATCGGCACACAGCTCGTGCGGTACGCCGAAGCGGCGCTCGCGGCGCGCGGCTGCCCGAAAGTGAATCTGCAGGTGTTGAGCGCGAAGGGCGAGATCCGCGCGTTCTACGAGCGGCTCGGTTACCGGATGGATGACGTAGTCAGTCTCGGCAAGCGGCTTGGCGAACTGTCCGATCTCGCTTCGAGCGACCGCGCCGGGTCGCCGCAACCTGCATGA
- a CDS encoding CDP-6-deoxy-delta-3,4-glucoseen reductase encodes MAFNVTIRQSGRQFQVEPDEPVLTAALRQGIGLPYGCKNGACGSCKGTVLSGQVEQRPHSSSALSNDEKTRGMALFCCATATSDLEVDVREISGVGDMQVKKLPCRINSIERKADDVVVLKLQLPANERLQYLAGQYLEFILKDGKRRSYSMATPPHNEGPIELHIRHMPGGTFTDHVFGAMKERDILRFEAPLGTFFLREDSAKPIVLLASGTGFAPIKAIIEHAVFKNLQRPMTLYWGARRKKDIYMLELAEQWAKEIPNFRFVPVLSEPDATDAWTGRTGFVHRAVIEDLPDLSGYQVYACGAPVMVESAQRDFTQHHRLPEEEFYADSFTSAADLAHPV; translated from the coding sequence ATGGCTTTTAACGTAACGATCCGGCAAAGCGGCCGGCAGTTTCAGGTGGAACCGGATGAACCGGTGCTGACCGCCGCGCTGCGCCAGGGCATCGGCCTGCCGTACGGTTGCAAGAACGGTGCGTGCGGCTCGTGCAAAGGCACGGTCCTCTCCGGTCAGGTCGAACAGCGCCCGCATTCTTCGTCAGCGCTGTCCAACGATGAAAAAACCCGTGGCATGGCGCTGTTCTGCTGCGCGACGGCGACCTCGGACCTCGAGGTCGACGTGCGCGAGATCAGCGGTGTCGGCGACATGCAGGTGAAGAAGCTGCCGTGCCGCATCAACTCGATCGAGCGCAAAGCCGACGACGTCGTCGTGCTGAAACTGCAGTTGCCGGCCAACGAGCGTCTGCAATATCTGGCCGGGCAGTACCTCGAATTCATCCTGAAGGACGGCAAGCGCCGCAGCTATTCGATGGCCACGCCGCCGCACAACGAAGGACCGATCGAGCTGCATATCCGCCATATGCCCGGCGGCACGTTCACCGATCACGTCTTCGGCGCGATGAAGGAACGCGACATCCTGCGCTTCGAAGCGCCGCTCGGCACATTCTTCCTGCGCGAGGATTCGGCGAAGCCGATCGTTCTGCTCGCGTCGGGAACGGGCTTTGCGCCGATCAAGGCGATCATCGAGCATGCGGTGTTCAAGAATCTGCAGCGGCCAATGACGCTCTACTGGGGCGCGCGCCGCAAGAAAGACATCTACATGCTCGAGCTCGCCGAGCAATGGGCGAAGGAGATTCCGAACTTCAGGTTCGTGCCGGTACTGTCCGAGCCGGACGCGACCGACGCGTGGACGGGCCGCACCGGCTTCGTTCATCGTGCGGTCATCGAAGATCTGCCAGACTTGTCCGGCTATCAGGTGTACGCCTGCGGCGCACCGGTGATGGTCGAATCGGCGCAGCGCGATTTCACGCAGCATCATCGCCTGCCCGAAGAGGAGTTCTACGCGGATTCGTTCACGAGCGCGGCCGATCTCGCGCACCCGGTCTGA
- a CDS encoding pseudouridine synthase: MNLESILFSQGFGSRRQCRALIADGRVSIAEAVLTDPDADLDVAGLTFTVDDIAWPYREFAYLVLNKPAGYECSREPQHHLSVFSLLPPQFAVRGVQSVGRLDQDTTGLLLLSDDGKFVHAFTSPKRKVPKVYIATTRHPLDDPQLDALRSGVLLHGETQPVAAVAAHARDTYTLELTVLEGKYHQVKRMVAAAGNRVEALHRERVGGFALPADLPEGAWQWLDDTELAALRSNRSGSGN, from the coding sequence ATGAATCTCGAAAGCATTCTTTTCTCGCAGGGCTTCGGCTCGCGCCGGCAATGTCGCGCGCTGATCGCGGACGGCCGCGTCTCGATCGCAGAGGCCGTGCTGACCGATCCCGACGCGGACCTCGATGTCGCCGGTCTCACGTTCACCGTCGACGACATCGCGTGGCCTTATCGCGAGTTCGCCTACCTGGTTCTCAACAAGCCGGCCGGCTATGAGTGTTCGCGCGAGCCGCAACATCATCTGAGTGTGTTCAGTCTGTTGCCGCCGCAGTTCGCGGTGCGCGGCGTGCAAAGCGTCGGCCGCCTCGATCAGGACACCACCGGTTTGCTGCTGCTCTCGGACGACGGCAAGTTCGTCCACGCGTTCACCTCGCCGAAGCGAAAGGTGCCGAAGGTCTACATCGCCACGACGCGCCATCCGCTCGACGACCCGCAACTCGACGCATTGCGCAGCGGTGTGTTGCTGCATGGCGAGACACAACCGGTCGCCGCGGTGGCGGCACATGCGCGCGACACGTACACGCTCGAACTGACCGTGCTCGAGGGCAAATACCATCAGGTCAAGCGCATGGTGGCGGCGGCGGGCAATCGTGTCGAAGCGTTGCATCGCGAACGCGTCGGTGGCTTTGCATTGCCTGCGGATTTGCCTGAGGGTGCGTGGCAATGGCTCGACGACACCGAACTCGCCGCGCTGCGCAGTAACCGAAGCGGCAGCGGCAACTGA
- a CDS encoding acetylornithine transaminase, with translation MNFNEYPIESLMYITNRPEVVFTHGKGSWLYDNTGKRYLDFIQGWAVNSLGHCNEGMIEALDKQARLLINPSPAFYNEPMAQLAGLLTQHSCFDKVFFANSGAEANEGAIKLARKWGKKHKNGAYEIITFDHSFHGRTLATMSASGKAGWDTIYAPQVPGFPKADLNDIASVEKLINEKTVGVMLEPIQGEGGVIPATREFMQQLRALTKKHDVLLIVDEVQSGCGRAGTLFAYELSGIEPDVMTLGKGIGGGVPLAALLTKNEFEVFEAGDQGGTYNGNPLMTAVGYSVISQLCAPGFLEGVRERGNYLRAQLLDLSKERGFEGERGEGLLRALLLGKDIGTQIVEKARLMQPDGLLLNAARPNLLRFMPALNVTNDEIDQMMKMLRTVLDSL, from the coding sequence ATGAATTTCAATGAGTACCCGATCGAGTCGCTGATGTACATCACGAACCGGCCCGAAGTCGTCTTTACGCACGGCAAGGGTTCATGGCTCTACGACAATACCGGCAAGCGCTACCTCGATTTCATTCAGGGTTGGGCCGTCAACAGCCTCGGGCACTGCAACGAAGGCATGATCGAAGCGCTCGACAAGCAGGCGCGTCTGCTGATCAACCCGTCGCCCGCGTTCTACAACGAACCGATGGCGCAGCTCGCGGGGCTGCTCACGCAGCACAGCTGCTTCGACAAGGTGTTCTTCGCCAATAGCGGCGCCGAAGCGAACGAAGGCGCGATCAAGCTCGCGCGCAAGTGGGGCAAGAAACACAAGAACGGCGCGTACGAGATCATCACGTTCGATCACAGCTTTCATGGCCGCACGCTCGCGACGATGTCGGCAAGCGGCAAGGCCGGCTGGGACACGATCTACGCGCCGCAAGTGCCGGGCTTCCCGAAGGCCGATCTGAACGATATCGCCTCGGTCGAAAAGCTGATCAACGAGAAGACGGTCGGCGTGATGCTCGAGCCGATTCAGGGCGAAGGCGGCGTGATTCCGGCAACGCGCGAGTTCATGCAGCAACTGCGCGCGCTGACGAAAAAGCACGACGTGCTGCTGATCGTCGACGAAGTGCAAAGCGGCTGCGGCCGTGCAGGCACGCTCTTCGCCTATGAGCTGTCGGGCATCGAGCCCGATGTGATGACGCTCGGCAAGGGCATCGGCGGCGGCGTGCCGCTCGCCGCGCTGCTCACGAAAAACGAATTCGAAGTGTTCGAGGCCGGCGATCAGGGCGGCACGTACAACGGCAATCCGCTGATGACGGCGGTCGGCTATTCGGTCATCTCGCAACTGTGCGCGCCGGGCTTCCTCGAAGGCGTTCGCGAACGCGGCAACTATCTGCGCGCGCAACTACTCGATCTTTCGAAAGAACGCGGCTTCGAAGGCGAACGCGGCGAAGGCCTGCTGCGGGCGCTGCTGCTCGGCAAGGACATCGGCACCCAGATCGTCGAAAAAGCGCGCCTCATGCAGCCGGATGGACTGCTGCTGAACGCCGCGCGGCCGAACCTGCTGCGCTTCATGCCGGCGCTCAACGTCACGAACGACGAAATCGACCAGATGATGAAGATGCTGCGTACCGTGCTCGATTCGCTTTGA
- a CDS encoding DUF1439 domain-containing protein yields the protein MTRPAAPARRRFLLASAATGAAVLSLSACAASIFPFIPDHYTFSQQQVQDAVQRKFPYQRTVSQVFDVALSNPVVGLLPDTNRVSVRLDARFASPFLAQPVDGVFTLSSALEYDAASRSVVLRQPSVDNVAVSGDAQAYAQQISAAAGLLATQLLANYPVYTFKPEQLQFAGVSYEPGTITVLTNGIRVQIIER from the coding sequence ATGACTCGACCCGCTGCGCCGGCCAGGCGCCGCTTCCTGCTCGCGTCGGCTGCGACCGGAGCCGCCGTGCTGTCGCTGTCCGCGTGCGCGGCATCGATTTTTCCGTTCATTCCGGACCACTACACGTTCTCGCAACAGCAGGTGCAGGACGCGGTGCAGCGCAAATTTCCGTATCAACGGACTGTTTCGCAGGTGTTCGACGTCGCGCTGAGCAATCCCGTGGTGGGCCTTCTGCCGGACACCAATCGCGTCTCGGTGCGGCTCGATGCGCGATTCGCGAGCCCGTTTCTCGCGCAACCGGTGGACGGCGTGTTCACGCTGTCGAGCGCGCTCGAATACGACGCTGCCAGCCGTTCGGTCGTGCTGAGGCAGCCGAGCGTCGACAACGTCGCGGTGAGCGGCGACGCGCAGGCCTACGCGCAGCAGATCAGCGCGGCAGCCGGGTTGCTCGCGACACAGCTGCTCGCCAACTATCCGGTCTACACCTTCAAGCCCGAGCAGTTGCAATTCGCCGGTGTTTCGTACGAACCCGGTACAATCACGGTCCTTACAAACGGCATACGCGTGCAGATCATCGAAAGGTGA
- a CDS encoding NAD-dependent epimerase/dehydratase family protein: MNATRTLRRPRVLIVGCGDVGTRCVQQLRQLRHSTRVFALTSHASRCAELRAAGAIPLVGDLDLRRSLARIAGLAPTVLHLAPPPKTGDDDARTRALLATLAARRIRTTRATHVSPTPVGRQRRLRAAWTPYATAQTHIVPDGPRRARRPRVLPRIVYASTSGVYGDCGGALIDETRAVAPENARAKRRVSAERQLRRAAARGAVSACIARIPGIYAANRLPLARLERHTPALADADDVYTNHIHADDLAAILLRMATHGRPSRVVHASDDSTLKMGEYFDRVADAYRLPRAPRVSRAEAEQQLEPMMLSFMRESRRLANERLKRELKVRLRYPDVDGFLRSMHEQSD, encoded by the coding sequence ATGAATGCGACACGAACCTTGCGCAGACCGCGCGTGCTGATCGTCGGATGCGGCGATGTCGGAACGCGCTGCGTACAGCAATTGCGGCAACTGCGGCACTCCACGCGCGTCTTCGCGCTGACGAGCCATGCCAGTCGTTGTGCCGAGCTGCGTGCGGCCGGCGCGATTCCGCTCGTTGGCGATCTCGACCTGCGCCGCAGCCTCGCACGCATTGCCGGTCTTGCGCCGACCGTGTTGCATCTCGCGCCGCCGCCGAAAACCGGCGACGACGACGCGCGCACGCGCGCGCTGCTCGCCACGCTTGCCGCGCGACGCATACGGACCACGCGCGCGACGCATGTGTCGCCTACGCCTGTCGGCAGACAACGGCGCTTGCGCGCCGCGTGGACGCCATACGCAACAGCCCAAACGCATATTGTACCCGACGGACCGCGGCGAGCCCGCCGCCCGCGCGTGCTGCCGCGCATCGTCTACGCGAGCACGAGCGGGGTGTATGGCGATTGCGGCGGCGCGCTGATCGACGAGACGCGCGCGGTGGCGCCGGAGAACGCACGCGCGAAGCGGCGCGTCTCGGCGGAGCGGCAGTTGCGTCGCGCGGCGGCACGCGGCGCCGTCAGCGCATGCATCGCCCGAATCCCGGGCATCTACGCGGCGAACCGTTTGCCGCTCGCGCGGCTCGAACGGCACACGCCTGCGCTTGCCGATGCCGACGACGTCTACACGAATCACATCCACGCGGACGATCTTGCCGCGATCCTGCTGCGGATGGCGACGCACGGCCGGCCCTCGCGCGTCGTTCACGCGTCTGACGACAGCACGCTAAAGATGGGCGAATACTTCGACCGCGTCGCGGACGCGTACCGACTGCCTCGCGCGCCGCGCGTGTCGCGTGCCGAAGCGGAGCAGCAGCTCGAGCCGATGATGTTGTCGTTCATGCGTGAGTCGCGACGTCTTGCGAACGAGCGGCTCAAGCGCGAGTTGAAGGTGCGCCTGCGCTATCCCGATGTCGACGGTTTTCTGCGCTCGATGCACGAGCAATCAGATTAG
- a CDS encoding undecaprenyl-diphosphate phosphatase: MDWILTCKALILGVVEGLTEFLPVSSTGHLIIAGHLLKFNAPQAKTFDVVIQLGAILAVCWEFRQRIFNVVVGLPVRADARRFVLNVIIATIPAIVLGLLFEKTIKAVLFAPVPVALALAIGGVIILWVESRQRNGNGVQTFIHSIDDLRPLDALKVGLAQCFALIPGMSRSGSTIIGGMLFGLDRRVATEFSFFLAIPIMFGATFYEVYKDWHALSADALGMFAVGFVAAFISAFGCVRWLLRYVASHDFTAFAWYRIGFGLLVLVVGYSGGLSWAD, encoded by the coding sequence ATGGACTGGATACTCACCTGCAAGGCGCTGATTCTCGGCGTCGTCGAAGGCTTGACGGAGTTTTTGCCGGTGTCGAGCACCGGGCACCTCATCATCGCGGGGCATCTGCTCAAATTCAACGCGCCGCAGGCGAAAACCTTCGATGTCGTGATTCAGCTAGGCGCGATTCTCGCCGTGTGCTGGGAATTCCGGCAGCGCATCTTCAATGTCGTGGTGGGCCTGCCGGTGCGCGCCGACGCACGGCGCTTCGTATTGAACGTGATCATCGCGACGATTCCCGCCATCGTGCTCGGGCTGCTGTTCGAAAAGACGATCAAGGCGGTGCTGTTCGCGCCGGTGCCCGTTGCGCTCGCGCTGGCGATCGGCGGCGTCATTATTCTTTGGGTCGAATCGCGCCAGCGCAACGGCAATGGCGTGCAGACGTTCATTCATTCGATCGACGACCTGCGCCCGCTCGATGCGCTGAAGGTCGGCCTCGCGCAATGCTTCGCGCTGATTCCGGGCATGTCGCGCTCGGGTTCGACGATTATCGGCGGCATGCTGTTCGGGCTCGACCGGCGCGTCGCGACCGAATTCTCGTTCTTCCTCGCGATTCCGATCATGTTCGGCGCGACCTTCTACGAGGTCTACAAGGATTGGCACGCACTGTCGGCCGATGCGCTGGGGATGTTCGCGGTCGGCTTCGTCGCCGCGTTCATCAGTGCGTTTGGTTGCGTGCGCTGGCTGTTGCGCTATGTCGCGTCGCACGATTTCACCGCGTTCGCGTGGTACCGGATCGGCTTCGGGCTGCTGGTGCTCGTGGTCGGCTACAGCGGCGGGTTGAGCTGGGCCGACTGA
- a CDS encoding ABC transporter ATP-binding protein: protein MATAMLKIKGLQVNYGGIQAVKGVDMEVAQGELVTLIGANGAGKTTTMKAITGLKPYSAGDIEYMGQSIKGLPAHELLKRGLAMVPEGRGIFARMSILENMQMGAYLRKDNDGIKKDVDRMFGFFPRLKERATQLAGTLSGGEQQMLAMARAIISKPKLLLLDEPSMGLSPIMVEKIFEVVREISKEGLTVLLVEQNARLALQAANRGYVMDSGTVTMSGDAKQMLDDPKVRAAYLGE from the coding sequence ATGGCTACGGCGATGTTGAAAATCAAGGGCCTGCAGGTCAACTACGGCGGCATCCAGGCGGTCAAGGGTGTCGACATGGAAGTCGCGCAGGGCGAGCTCGTCACGCTGATCGGCGCGAACGGCGCGGGCAAGACGACGACGATGAAGGCGATCACGGGTCTCAAGCCGTACTCGGCCGGCGATATCGAGTATATGGGCCAGTCGATCAAGGGCCTGCCCGCGCACGAGCTGTTGAAGCGCGGCCTCGCGATGGTGCCGGAAGGCCGCGGCATCTTCGCGCGCATGTCGATCCTCGAGAACATGCAGATGGGCGCCTATCTGCGCAAGGATAACGACGGCATCAAGAAGGACGTCGACCGCATGTTCGGCTTCTTTCCGCGCCTGAAGGAACGCGCGACGCAGCTGGCCGGCACGCTGTCGGGCGGCGAGCAGCAGATGCTCGCGATGGCGCGTGCGATCATCAGCAAGCCGAAGCTGCTGTTGCTCGACGAGCCGTCGATGGGGCTCTCGCCGATCATGGTCGAGAAGATCTTCGAAGTGGTGCGCGAGATTTCGAAGGAAGGCTTGACGGTGCTGCTCGTCGAACAGAATGCACGTCTCGCGTTGCAGGCTGCGAATCGCGGCTATGTGATGGACTCGGGCACGGTCACGATGTCGGGCGACGCGAAGCAGATGCTCGACGATCCCAAGGTGCGTGCGGCGTATTTGGGCGAGTGA
- a CDS encoding alpha/beta fold hydrolase, translating into MSTKRLLCAVFLCLSTAAAIVQNVHAQTASSADGPVRNIVLVHGAFVDGSSWNGVIARLQKKGYHVSAVQNPLTSLADDVAATERVLAQQDGPTVLVGHSWGGEVITEAGADDPKVVGLVYVSAIAPDIGESPMDILKRGPKMPASDNIIRDANGFLWLDRDEYRASIAADVPPNLTRVLATAQQPIASAAFEEKVDKAAWKTRPSWYIVTTKDRAVSSDIQRSMAKRIGAKIVEIPSSHLVTVAHAGATADAIDKAAREFSKQ; encoded by the coding sequence ATGTCGACAAAACGTCTGCTTTGTGCCGTTTTTCTGTGCCTGTCGACGGCCGCCGCGATCGTGCAGAACGTCCATGCACAAACCGCGTCGTCGGCTGACGGGCCGGTGCGTAATATCGTGCTCGTGCACGGGGCGTTCGTCGACGGCTCGAGCTGGAACGGCGTGATCGCGCGCCTGCAGAAGAAGGGCTACCACGTCAGCGCCGTGCAGAATCCGCTAACGTCGCTCGCCGACGATGTCGCCGCCACCGAGCGCGTGCTCGCGCAACAGGACGGCCCGACCGTGCTGGTCGGCCATTCGTGGGGCGGCGAGGTCATCACGGAAGCAGGCGCGGACGACCCGAAAGTGGTCGGCCTCGTCTACGTCTCGGCGATTGCGCCCGACATCGGCGAATCGCCGATGGACATCCTGAAACGCGGGCCGAAAATGCCGGCCAGCGACAACATCATTCGCGACGCGAACGGCTTTCTGTGGCTCGATCGGGACGAGTATCGCGCGAGCATCGCAGCGGACGTGCCGCCCAATCTCACGCGTGTCCTCGCCACGGCGCAGCAGCCGATCGCGTCCGCTGCGTTCGAAGAGAAAGTCGACAAGGCCGCCTGGAAAACGCGGCCATCGTGGTACATCGTCACGACAAAGGACCGCGCGGTGTCGTCCGATATTCAGCGCTCGATGGCGAAACGCATCGGTGCGAAGATCGTCGAGATTCCATCAAGCCATCTCGTCACGGTCGCGCACGCCGGCGCGACCGCGGATGCAATCGACAAAGCTGCGCGCGAATTCAGCAAGCAGTAG
- the hemN gene encoding oxygen-independent coproporphyrinogen III oxidase, whose amino-acid sequence MHTADTLFRPDLLARYSTNGPRYTSYPTALQFREDFDPADYLRAAADPGAGHTDLSLYFHIPFCDTVCFYCGCNKVVTKNRARARPYLDRLKRELALQAACFDTSRAVSQLHWGGGTPTFLSDDEMAELMAATREHFRLRPEPDTEISIEVDPREASPQTIAHLRSLGFNRLSLGVQDFDPVVQRAINRIQPLELTQSVMDAARASGFHSISVDLIYGLPHQSVASFERTLDTIIALAPDRLSVFGYAHMPQRFKMQRQMDPATLPSPEQRVALLQRVVQRLTEAGYVYIGMDHFALPTDELARAQAQRTLHRNFQGYSTRAACDLIGFGASSIGKVGDVYAQNATDLPAYAAAIDAGRLAIRRGVRLTADDRLRRDIIVELMCNLELRFDEFEAAYGIRFADAFAPELERLRAFEDDGLVSVVSAGGGKLEVNVAGRMLVRNIAMVFDRYLEHDAKHAGSALRQFSRTV is encoded by the coding sequence ATGCACACTGCCGACACTCTGTTCCGCCCGGATCTGCTGGCTCGCTACAGCACGAACGGCCCACGGTATACGTCCTACCCCACCGCGCTGCAGTTCCGCGAAGACTTCGACCCGGCGGACTATCTGCGCGCGGCCGCCGATCCCGGTGCCGGGCACACGGATCTGTCGCTGTACTTCCATATTCCGTTTTGCGACACCGTCTGCTTCTACTGCGGCTGCAACAAGGTCGTGACGAAAAATCGCGCGCGTGCGCGACCGTATCTCGACCGGTTGAAGCGCGAACTCGCGCTGCAGGCCGCGTGCTTCGACACGTCGCGCGCGGTGTCGCAACTGCACTGGGGCGGCGGCACGCCGACCTTTCTGTCCGACGACGAAATGGCCGAACTGATGGCTGCGACGCGCGAGCACTTCCGCCTGCGTCCCGAGCCGGACACGGAAATCTCGATCGAAGTCGACCCGCGCGAAGCATCGCCGCAAACGATCGCACACTTGCGCTCGCTCGGCTTCAACCGGCTGAGCCTTGGCGTGCAGGATTTCGACCCGGTCGTGCAGCGCGCGATCAATCGCATCCAGCCGCTCGAACTGACGCAGTCCGTGATGGACGCGGCGCGCGCCAGCGGCTTTCACTCGATCAGCGTCGACCTGATTTACGGCTTGCCGCATCAGAGCGTCGCGAGCTTCGAGCGCACGCTCGACACGATCATCGCGCTCGCGCCGGACCGGCTATCGGTGTTCGGTTACGCACACATGCCGCAGCGCTTCAAGATGCAGCGGCAGATGGACCCGGCGACGCTGCCCTCGCCCGAGCAACGTGTCGCGCTGTTGCAGCGCGTCGTGCAGCGCCTGACCGAGGCCGGTTATGTGTATATCGGCATGGACCACTTCGCGCTGCCCACCGACGAACTCGCGCGCGCGCAAGCGCAGCGTACGCTGCATCGCAATTTCCAGGGCTACAGCACGCGGGCCGCGTGCGATCTGATCGGCTTTGGCGCATCGTCGATCGGCAAGGTCGGCGACGTGTACGCACAGAACGCGACCGACCTGCCCGCCTACGCGGCGGCAATCGACGCGGGCCGCCTTGCGATCCGGCGCGGCGTGCGCCTCACCGCCGACGACCGGCTGCGCCGCGACATCATCGTCGAACTGATGTGCAACCTCGAACTGCGCTTCGACGAATTCGAAGCGGCGTATGGCATCCGCTTTGCCGATGCGTTTGCGCCGGAGCTCGAGCGGCTGCGTGCATTCGAGGACGACGGGCTCGTGTCCGTGGTATCGGCAGGCGGCGGCAAGCTCGAAGTGAACGTGGCCGGACGGATGCTCGTGCGCAACATCGCGATGGTGTTCGACCGGTATCTCGAGCACGACGCCAAGCATGCCGGGAGCGCGTTGCGGCAGTTTTCGCGGACCGTTTGA
- a CDS encoding amino acid permease, whose translation MHSSPHHDGLKRGLKNRHIQLIALGGAIGTGLFLGSSSVLQAAGPSMILGYAIGGFIAFLIMRQLGEMVAQEPVAGSFSHFAYKYWGDFPGFLSGWNYWVLYVLVSMAELTAVGHYVHFWWPDVPAWLSALVCFVVVNAINLANVKAYGETEFWFAIVKVAAVIGMIVFGGYLLISGEGGPQASVTNLWRDGGFFPHGFHGLFMTLAVIMFSFGGLELIGITAAEAAEPQKSIPKAVNQVIHRILIFYICSLAVLLSLYPWSQVAAGGSPFVMIFSQIGSSVTANALNVVVLTAALSVYNSCVYANSRMLYGLAEQGNAPQALLKVNARGVPYRAIGVSAAAAFSCVIVNYLIPAKALDVLMALVVAALVLNWALISLTHLKTRKAMLEEGQTLVFRSLWFPFSNWICLAFMAMVIVILAMTPGLNVSVVLVPIWLLVMWVGYRIKERRAPVAV comes from the coding sequence TTGCATAGTTCACCTCATCACGACGGTCTGAAACGCGGTCTGAAAAACCGCCATATCCAGCTGATCGCGCTGGGCGGCGCAATCGGCACGGGGCTTTTTCTCGGCTCGTCGAGCGTGTTGCAGGCAGCCGGGCCGTCGATGATTCTCGGCTATGCGATCGGCGGATTCATCGCGTTTCTGATCATGCGGCAGCTCGGCGAGATGGTCGCGCAGGAACCGGTGGCTGGCTCGTTCAGCCATTTTGCATACAAGTATTGGGGCGATTTTCCGGGCTTTCTGTCGGGCTGGAATTACTGGGTGCTGTATGTGCTCGTGAGCATGGCGGAACTGACCGCAGTCGGCCATTACGTGCATTTCTGGTGGCCCGACGTGCCCGCGTGGCTGTCCGCGCTCGTGTGCTTCGTCGTAGTCAATGCGATCAATCTCGCCAATGTGAAGGCCTATGGCGAAACCGAGTTCTGGTTCGCGATCGTTAAAGTGGCCGCGGTGATCGGCATGATCGTGTTCGGCGGCTATCTGCTGATCAGCGGCGAAGGCGGTCCGCAGGCATCGGTGACGAATCTGTGGCGCGACGGCGGCTTCTTCCCGCACGGTTTTCACGGACTCTTCATGACGCTTGCCGTCATCATGTTTTCGTTCGGCGGACTCGAACTGATCGGTATCACGGCAGCGGAAGCGGCGGAACCGCAAAAGAGCATCCCGAAGGCCGTCAACCAGGTGATCCATCGCATTCTGATTTTTTATATCTGCTCGCTTGCCGTGCTGCTTTCGCTGTATCCGTGGAGCCAGGTCGCCGCCGGCGGCAGTCCGTTCGTGATGATCTTTTCGCAGATTGGCTCGAGCGTGACCGCAAATGCGCTTAACGTCGTTGTGTTGACCGCGGCGCTTTCGGTTTACAACAGTTGTGTGTACGCGAACAGTCGCATGCTCTATGGGCTGGCGGAGCAGGGCAATGCGCCGCAGGCGCTGCTCAAGGTCAATGCACGCGGCGTGCCGTACAGGGCGATCGGCGTCTCGGCTGCTGCCGCGTTCTCGTGCGTGATCGTCAACTATCTGATTCCGGCGAAGGCGCTCGATGTGTTGATGGCGCTCGTGGTCGCCGCACTCGTGCTCAACTGGGCGTTGATCAGTCTCACGCATCTGAAAACGCGGAAGGCGATGCTCGAAGAAGGGCAGACGCTTGTGTTCAGGTCGTTGTGGTTTCCGTTCAGCAACTGGATTTGCCTCGCGTTCATGGCGATGGTGATCGTCATTCTTGCGATGACGCCTGGTTTGAACGTGTCGGTAGTGCTTGTGCCGATCTGGCTTCTTGTGATGTGGGTGGGTTATCGGATCAAGGAGCGGCGTGCGCCGGTAGCGGTTTGA